One genomic region from Bufo bufo chromosome 3, aBufBuf1.1, whole genome shotgun sequence encodes:
- the LOC120994121 gene encoding olfactory receptor 52A1-like has translation MMNATFYPTYFILVGIPGLEHGDIWISIPFCILYIFALLGNIMVIVVILTSPRLHQPMFIFLSMLAFNDGLLCTCFAPKILSIFWFDARAISFNGCLLQMFFIHSFTSIESGFLLSMAYDRYIAIYKPLRYNSIITTRLITRLVIVFVVRAVVLVGPCLVLIKRFPAFKTNIIAHSYCEHMAVVKLAAADIRVNSIYGLFVAFTILGVDLLFILLSYTMIFNAVFRLPSKDARLKAFNTCTPHMCVFLSFYCMAIFSFLSHRYGKKIPPYVHIIFSDIYLLVPPMLNPLVYGVKTNLIREEIWKSLKNFKIHCRAS, from the coding sequence ATGATGAATGCCACCTTCTATCCCACCTACTTCATACTGGTTGGTATTCCGGGTCTAGAACATGGGGATATCTGGATCTCAATTCctttctgtatcctctatatatttGCTTTGCTGGGGAACATCATGGTGATAGTTGTCATCCTCACATCTCCAAGACTCCACCAGCCTATGTTTATATTCCTCTCCATGTTGGCATTTAATGATGGTCTTCTTTGTACATGCTTTGCCCCCAAAATTTTGTCCATCTTCTGGTTTGATGCTAGAGCCATTAGCTTTAATGGTTGTCTTCTACAGATGTTCTTCATTCACAGCTTCACCAGTATTGAATCTGGGTTCTTGCTTTCCATGGCGTATGACCGCTATATTGCCATATATAAGCCTCTCCGGTATAACTCCATAATAACCACTAGACTGATAACCAGACTGGTCATCGTGTTTGTGGTCCGGGCAGTTGTTCTGGTTGGTCCTTGTCTTGTTCTGATCAAAAGGTTTCCTGCTTTCAAGACCAACATCATTGCACATTCCTACTGTGAGCACATGGCGGTGGTGAAGCTTGCGGCCGCTGATATCCGGGTGAACAGTATATATGGACTATTTGTTGCTTTCACCATTCTTGGTGTTGATTTGCTTTTCATCCTCCTATCGTATACCATGATTTTCAATGCCGTCTTCCGTCTTCCATCTAAAGACGCTCGTCTGAAAGCATTTAACACGTGTACCCCTCATATGTGCGTGTTCCTGAGCTTTTACTGCATGGCCATATTCTCTTTCTTATCCCACCGATATGGCAAGAAGATTCCTCCTTATGTCCACATTATCTTCTCTGACATTTACCTCTTGGTTCCTCCCATGCTCAACCCACTTGTCTATGGGGTGAAAACAAACCTGatccgtgaggaaatttggaaaaGCCTAAAAAACTTTAAGATTCATTGTAGGGCAAGCTAG